AAGCGTAAAAAAACTTTACGATGGGGCTACCTCTTTGCAGTGGTAGCTTTGTGCGTGTTTGTAATGTTCCTGGCAAGGATTGTAATTCTTCAGAATACCAATGTTCAGGAGATTAAGGATGATTACATTAATAAAAACTATCGTGAAGCCACTTTAAAGGCTGCCCGTGGTAATTTATTCGCTTCAGATGGATCCATTTTGGCAACAACCGTGATGCGCTACGACATCTATCTTGACTTCAAAACGATGAAAGATACGATCTACAGCAACAACATCGGGGCTTTAACGGATTCTTTGAGTAAAATGTTCGGAAAATCCAGAGGAGAGTTCAGACAAAAATTTGACGAACAGAAGAAAAAGAAAAACCAATACTATACCTTAGTAAAAGGACTTGATTTTGATCAATACGACAGAATCCGAAAGTTTCCAATCTTCAAAAGAGGTAAAAATAAAGGGGGGTTCATTGTTGACAGAAACTACAAAAGAGAACTTGCTACCTCAGAAATTGGAGCAGGAACCATTGGTATAGACAACGGAGAGCTTAGATCCGGTCTGGAGGGGGCTTTTTCAAAGTATTTAACCGGTACTGACGGAAAAAGATTAGAACAGAGAATCAATTCTTCACAATGGAAGCCTATTGACTTTTGGAAAGTTCAGGAACCTGTGGATGGAGAAGATGTATACACTACCTTAGACCTTAGAATTCAAGATATTGCACACTCTGCACTGGAGAAACAACTGATTCATTACGAAGCAAAACACGGTACCGTAATCGTTATGGAAGTTGAAACCGGAAAGGTGCGCGCTTTGGTTAATCTAAGAAGAACAGAAGATGGCGAATACGAAGACTCTTACAACTATGCCTTAAAAGACAACATTGAACCGGGATCCACATTCAAGACTATTTCTCTGTTAGCAGCAATGGATGATGGTTTCATCGATGAAAATACAACCGTAAATGTAGGAAATGGCGTTTGGACGTATGCCAAGCAGAGAATTTCTGACGGTCACGGCGGTGGAACTTATGACATCAGTGATGTATTGGCTAAATCCAGTAACGTAGGAACCTCCAAGCTGATTACAAAATATTATGCAGAGAAACCACAGATCTTCCTTGACCATTTAAAGCGTTGGAAATTATTCGACAAAATGGACATCGAACTTCCGGGAATTACAAAACCTAAGATTCTAACTCCTGAAAATAAAAGATGGAACGCCGCTACACTGGCTTCTATCTCTTATGGTTACTCCTCAAACGTTAACCTATTACAGCTAACAACGTTCTACAACGGAGTTGCCAATGGAGGTAAAATGCTTAAGCCATTATTCATCGATAAAATCATGAAAGACGGAAAGGTAATGTACAATGCAAAGCCTGAAGTTATGGTAAACAAAATGGCCTCAGAAAAAGCCATTAAAATGATGACAAGCGCCTTAACCAAGGCTGTAGAAAAAGGAACAGGACGAAGCATCTTCACACCCAACCTGAAAATGGCAGGAAAAACAGGAACTGCAAGGTTTGAATACTGGCTTCCTGGCCCAATGAAGTACCGCGCATCATTTGCAGGATTTTATCCCGCAGATGCTCCAAAATATACTTGCTATGTAATGGTAAGCGAACCTAATACATCAATAGGATTCTATGGAGGACCGGTAGCAGCGCCGGTATTTAAGGAAATTGCAGGAAAAACATTCCTGAAAACTCCTCAGAATATTGAAAAAGAAATGCTTGTAGACAAAAAGGTAAACCTTAGCAAAATGGTTGAGCCGAATGTGAAAGTAGCAGTTAATAACAAGCAGATGCCTAGTGTAGTAGGGTTAATCGGGAAAAATGTTATTCCACAATTGGAAAACCTAGGCTACCGAGTTGACTACAAGGGAGTTGGAAGAATAAAAGAACAATTCCCGTTGGAAGGCACTACCATCAGTAAAAACCAGAGAATATATTTATCTCTGCAAAATTAAAAATTAGAAGAACCCGTCCCAAAAGGGCGATTTAACAAAAATAGGACGAAATCCTATTGATAAAAATGACAGTAACAGAATTAGTAAACAGAATTCCAGTAGTAGAAATTCACGGTGATAGTAACCGTGAGGTTTCTGAATTGGTATTCGACAGCAGAAAGGTTTCGGAGAACTCTCTTTACATCGCCATGAGAGGTACGGTTGTGGATGGACATACATTCATAGCATCCTCTATTGAAAAAGGAGCAACAACCATTGTATGTGAAGAATTTCCTGAAACATTAGCAGAAAACGTAACCTATGTAAAGGTAAAAGACTCTGCTAAGACATTAGGCCACCTTGCTTCCAACTTCTACGGAAATCCGTCTCAGAAACTTAAGCTGATAGGAGTTACAGGAACCAACGGAAAGACCTCTGTCTCTACTCTGCTTTTTGATGTTTTCACCAATCTGGGCTACCCTTCTGCGTTACTTTCAACTGTTGAAATCAGAATCGGGGAAGAAATTATTCCGGCAACCCACACCACTCCGGATGTGATTACCATCAACAAAATCTTAGCTGAAGCTGTTGAAAAAGGTTGTGAATTTGCCTTCATGGAAGTAAGCTCTCATGGAATTGCTCAAAACAGAATTGAAGGACTTCACTTCAAGGTAGCAGGCTTTACAAACCTTACCCACGATCATTTAGATTATCATAAAACCTTTGAAGAATATTTAAAAACAAAGAAAAGATTCTTCGATGGACTGGAAGATACAGCCGTTGCCATCACCAATCTAGATGACAAGAACGGAAATGTCATGCTTCAAAACACAAAGGCTAAAAAGAAGTCTTATGCTTTGAAAACGATGGCGGATTACCATGGAAAACTACTGGAAGTTGATTTCAACGGAATGTTGGTGAATTTCAATGGAAAAGAACTTTGGACAACATTGACAGGTAAATTCAATGTTTACAACTTATTATTGGTCTTCGGAATTGCTGCTGAGCTAGGATTTGAACAAGATGAAATTCTTCAGGCTATCAGTAAGCTGAAAAGAGTTTCGGGAAGATTTGAGACATTCAAGTCAGACGGAGGAATTTTCTTTATTGTAGATTATGCCCACACTCCGGATGCGTTGGAAAACATTCTGGATAGCATTAATGATATCAGAACAAAAAACGAAAGATTAATAACAGTTTTCGGATGCGGAGGAGACAGAGATCACTCCAAAAGACCTGAAATGGGAAATATTGCCACTAAAAAATCAACTTTGGCTATCATCACTTCAGATAATCCGAGAACAGAAGATCCCGCACAAATTATTAAGGAGATTGAAGCGGGG
This genomic interval from Chryseobacterium joostei contains the following:
- a CDS encoding penicillin-binding transpeptidase domain-containing protein, encoding MQKQNEYDNKRKKTLRWGYLFAVVALCVFVMFLARIVILQNTNVQEIKDDYINKNYREATLKAARGNLFASDGSILATTVMRYDIYLDFKTMKDTIYSNNIGALTDSLSKMFGKSRGEFRQKFDEQKKKKNQYYTLVKGLDFDQYDRIRKFPIFKRGKNKGGFIVDRNYKRELATSEIGAGTIGIDNGELRSGLEGAFSKYLTGTDGKRLEQRINSSQWKPIDFWKVQEPVDGEDVYTTLDLRIQDIAHSALEKQLIHYEAKHGTVIVMEVETGKVRALVNLRRTEDGEYEDSYNYALKDNIEPGSTFKTISLLAAMDDGFIDENTTVNVGNGVWTYAKQRISDGHGGGTYDISDVLAKSSNVGTSKLITKYYAEKPQIFLDHLKRWKLFDKMDIELPGITKPKILTPENKRWNAATLASISYGYSSNVNLLQLTTFYNGVANGGKMLKPLFIDKIMKDGKVMYNAKPEVMVNKMASEKAIKMMTSALTKAVEKGTGRSIFTPNLKMAGKTGTARFEYWLPGPMKYRASFAGFYPADAPKYTCYVMVSEPNTSIGFYGGPVAAPVFKEIAGKTFLKTPQNIEKEMLVDKKVNLSKMVEPNVKVAVNNKQMPSVVGLIGKNVIPQLENLGYRVDYKGVGRIKEQFPLEGTTISKNQRIYLSLQN
- a CDS encoding UDP-N-acetylmuramoyl-L-alanyl-D-glutamate--2,6-diaminopimelate ligase; this encodes MTVTELVNRIPVVEIHGDSNREVSELVFDSRKVSENSLYIAMRGTVVDGHTFIASSIEKGATTIVCEEFPETLAENVTYVKVKDSAKTLGHLASNFYGNPSQKLKLIGVTGTNGKTSVSTLLFDVFTNLGYPSALLSTVEIRIGEEIIPATHTTPDVITINKILAEAVEKGCEFAFMEVSSHGIAQNRIEGLHFKVAGFTNLTHDHLDYHKTFEEYLKTKKRFFDGLEDTAVAITNLDDKNGNVMLQNTKAKKKSYALKTMADYHGKLLEVDFNGMLVNFNGKELWTTLTGKFNVYNLLLVFGIAAELGFEQDEILQAISKLKRVSGRFETFKSDGGIFFIVDYAHTPDALENILDSINDIRTKNERLITVFGCGGDRDHSKRPEMGNIATKKSTLAIITSDNPRTEDPAQIIKEIEAGVEPQNFSKYTSIPDRKEAIKMAIKFAEPKDIVLVAGKGHETYQEINGVKHHFDDKETINELWRLMSK